GTCACCACCGGATGGCCGGTCAGGTTGAACGGTCGGCAGTAACCGGCTAGCAGGTTATAGTCTGCGGCCACATCGTCAACCACGATCGGCGTGCCGCGCTCGCAATGCGGAAACGCCGGAACCATCATCACCGGGCAGACGAGCGCGTCATATGTTGCAAAGAAGCGCTCCCAGTCGCCGATCAGTACGTCGCGCTGCTGCAGCAAGCGGAAGTACTCTTCGGCGCTCGGGGGCCCGGCAGGCGGCGGCTCGATACGCATGCGCACGATCACCCGGAGCGCCGCGCGGATCGCCAGCTGCTCATCGAAATCAATCTCCGGCAACGTCTCTTCGACTGCCGCACCGACTCGCTCCAGAGCCGAGCCAATCTGCGCGATGACCTGCTGCGTTGCTGCGTCGGCAGGCACGCCGGGAAAGCGCTGGGCAATGGCGAAGCGCGTGTTGGCGAGATCGATCTGCGGGGACGGAGTCAGCGGCACGGGCGGCACATCCGGATCGGCGATGTCTGGCCCGGCGATGACACTGAGGGCCAGCTCCAGATCGTCTATCGAGCGCGCCAGCGGGCCGATGCAGTTCATCACCCGCGTCGTGCGCACGTCGCCGGGCAGGTCGGGGATGTGGCCGGCGTTCGACACCCGACCCTCGGTCGGTTTCAGACCGAAGATCCCGCAGCAGTGCGCCGGGATGCGGATCGAGCCGCCGATATCGCTGCCGATGTCGAACGGCGCACAGCCGGCTGCGACGGCCGCCGCCGCGCCACCGCTCGATCCGCCGGGGATTCTGCCGAGATCCCATGGGTTATTGGTCCGACCGAAGAGCGGGTTCGTTGTCTGAACATC
This is a stretch of genomic DNA from Thermomicrobiales bacterium. It encodes these proteins:
- a CDS encoding amidase — protein: TAGSPRLGDYVPSADGTVARRLRGAGAIVLGKTNVSEFLTDVQTTNPLFGRTNNPWDLGRIPGGSSGGAAAAVAAGCAPFDIGSDIGGSIRIPAHCCGIFGLKPTEGRVSNAGHIPDLPGDVRTTRVMNCIGPLARSIDDLELALSVIAGPDIADPDVPPVPLTPSPQIDLANTRFAIAQRFPGVPADAATQQVIAQIGSALERVGAAVEETLPEIDFDEQLAIRAALRVIVRMRIEPPPAGPPSAEEYFRLLQQRDVLIGDWERFFATYDALVCPVMMVPAFPHCERGTPIVVDDVAADYNLLAGYCRPFNLTGHPVVTLPVGFAPDGLPIGVQLVGARWSESRLLGIARAMADAMPQIAANRPSGV